The DNA segment CGCCTGCAATGCACGCCCGATTTATTGCCGTCGGACATCACCGGCGTCGCGGTATACAACCAGAAAAGCGCGGATTTCGAATTCCGTCCCGGCCCGGTATTCACCCAATTGCTCTTGGCCGACGAAATCAACCGGGCGACGCCGCGGGCCCAGTCGGCATTGCTGGAATGCATGGAAGAGTTCCACGTCAGCGTCGACGGCCAAAGTTACGAATTACCGAAATTATTCACGGTCATGGCTACGCAAAACCCGATCGACATGGCCGGCACCCATGCGCTGCCGGAGGCGCAGTTGGACCGTTTTTTCATCCGGCTGCATATGGGCTACCCCAACATCGACCAGGAAATCAAAATCCTGGCGGCACAGGCTCAGAACCATCCGATCGAGACCCTGCAACCGGTTACCACCGAAGCCCAAATCCTGGCGGCGCGCGCCGAGGTGAAAAATGTCTATATCAGCCCGGATGTGGCCGCCTACGTCGTCGGTATCGGCGCTGCCAGCCGCAAACATGCCGATCTGCGTTTGGGCGCCAGCCCCCGCGCAACCTTGGCGCTGGCGCGCGCCGCGCAAGGTTTGGCCTATTTGCGCGGCCAAGCCTTCGTCACTCCGGATTTGGTGAAGCTAATCGCGCCGGCGGTACTGGAGCACCGATTGCTGGTGCGGCCGCAGGCGGCGGTGCTGGGCCGCAGCGCCGGCGAAATACTGGCCGAGATTCTCGGCCAATTGCCGCCGCCGGTGGTGTAGGCCGATGTCGGTTCAACGCCGGTTTTGGATACTGGCCGGTTTTGCGTTGGCGGCTTATGCCGCCGCCATCGCCCGCGAACAAAGTCTGCCTTGGCTATTGGCGGCCTTGATCGGCGGCGGTTTGCTCAGTGGTTTGCTTTGGCCTTACCTGTTGTTGAAGCGGGTGGCAATCCGTCGGATCGCCCCGCAACGGGCTTTGGAAGGGGATACGGTTAAATTCGAATTCGAAGTGCATAACCGTGGCCGGCTGCCGCGCTTTATGCTGGAGTTAGCCGACCATTTGCCTTTTGTCGGCGCCGCCGAATCGCTGCCTGCCGCCGGTGCTCGCTTGCTCGGCGGGATTTCGTACATCCCCGGCGGCGCTAGCCGCCGTTTCGAGTTGACGTTGCAATGCGAAAAACGCGGCTTTTACCGGCTGGGGCCGGTCGGCCTGGCTTCGTCGTTTCCGTTAGGTTTGGCGGAAGTGCGTATCGCCGGAGAACAGACGACGCCAGAATTCACGATCTACCCCAAATTGTTTCCGATCCAGGCCTTGGCCTTGCTCGGTGCGCCCAGTCAGATTCACCGCGGCGCCTACTGTTTGCCGGAGGGCGCCGGAGCGGCCGAGTTCGCCGGCCTGCGCGAATACCGCAGCGGCGACAACCCGCGCCACGTGCACTGGCCGACCACCGCGCGGATGAACGAATTGATGGTAAAAGAATTCGAACCGCTGGCTTCGGCTTGCCTTTACATCGCACTGGATTTGGCCAAGGACGCCAATGTCGGCCGCGGCCGCCACAGCACCCTGGAGTATGCGATACGCATCGCCGCATCGGTCGCCGGATATGCCTGCCGGCAAAACATCCATAGCCGCTTGCTGGCTTACGGGGCACAAACCGTGCGCTTTGCTTCCGGTAAAGGCGACTTGCACTTTCAGCATATGTTGGACGCCTTGGCCGTGGCGGACAGCGACGGCCGCACCCCGTACGCCGAACTGTTGACCGATATTGCCTTGCATTGCCAGCGCGGCGAGACGGTGGTGTTGCTGCTCAGCGAACCGCCGCACCGGGATGCGGCTACGCTGCAAGCGCTGGCTTTGCTGCGCGCCAGAGGCGCCAATTTGCTGGCGGTAACCTTCGACCGCGACAGTTTTTTCCCGAGCGGCGCCGGCATGGCCGCCGCACCGCGGCGAAGGGATTTGACCCTGGGCCTGCTGGAGATGGGCGTGCCAAGCCTGACCGTGCGCAAAGGCGACGATTTGACCGAGGTATTCAATTCGTGAACGAAACCAAACTTGCCGGATCGCTGTATGCCGGGTTGTTCGCCGCGCAACTGTTGGCGCTGGCCTGCAATGCGTATTTGGATATCGGCTACGGCAGCTTCGGCAGGGAAATGCTGTTTTGGACGGTGGTGTGCGGCGGCAGCCTGGCTGTTGGCTGGCGCCAAGCCGGAAAAGCCGGCGGTTGGGGCGGCATTGCCCAAAAATTCGTGTTGTTTTTCGGTTTGGTGTTGTTCGTGTTCGCATTCTTGCCGC comes from the Methylomonas sp. EFPC3 genome and includes:
- a CDS encoding MoxR family ATPase yields the protein MENIHTLIENVERVIVGKRPVIELACVAILCKGHILLEDVPGTGKTMLARALARSIQVDMKRLQCTPDLLPSDITGVAVYNQKSADFEFRPGPVFTQLLLADEINRATPRAQSALLECMEEFHVSVDGQSYELPKLFTVMATQNPIDMAGTHALPEAQLDRFFIRLHMGYPNIDQEIKILAAQAQNHPIETLQPVTTEAQILAARAEVKNVYISPDVAAYVVGIGAASRKHADLRLGASPRATLALARAAQGLAYLRGQAFVTPDLVKLIAPAVLEHRLLVRPQAAVLGRSAGEILAEILGQLPPPVV
- a CDS encoding DUF58 domain-containing protein yields the protein MSVQRRFWILAGFALAAYAAAIAREQSLPWLLAALIGGGLLSGLLWPYLLLKRVAIRRIAPQRALEGDTVKFEFEVHNRGRLPRFMLELADHLPFVGAAESLPAAGARLLGGISYIPGGASRRFELTLQCEKRGFYRLGPVGLASSFPLGLAEVRIAGEQTTPEFTIYPKLFPIQALALLGAPSQIHRGAYCLPEGAGAAEFAGLREYRSGDNPRHVHWPTTARMNELMVKEFEPLASACLYIALDLAKDANVGRGRHSTLEYAIRIAASVAGYACRQNIHSRLLAYGAQTVRFASGKGDLHFQHMLDALAVADSDGRTPYAELLTDIALHCQRGETVVLLLSEPPHRDAATLQALALLRARGANLLAVTFDRDSFFPSGAGMAAAPRRRDLTLGLLEMGVPSLTVRKGDDLTEVFNS